A window from Drosophila subobscura isolate 14011-0131.10 chromosome O, UCBerk_Dsub_1.0, whole genome shotgun sequence encodes these proteins:
- the LOC117896261 gene encoding dnaJ homolog subfamily C member 30, mitochondrial has translation MFQHGQLLWRQLSRNLHTTCSSWQLNYYDALGIGKRSTQNEIKAAYYKLSMLYHPDKNQGSDSAAKKFRDINQAYEVLGNYRLRRLYDKGIVHTAGAQYAQDIHDAPEPVVEDDPETKFYKSRFQKSKVADSEGRTPIYNFDEWSRNHYGKSFDRRQAAQAKYDRLKTQKENSRVSTQTDVVMLAFIFASVAIYLMFLSESSYDTPKQRAEERHRREMEQQQSGLPATTSTTGGKP, from the coding sequence ATGTTTCAGCATGGCCAACTGCTCTGGCGACAACTCTCACGCAATCTCCACACAACCTGCAGCTCATGGCAACTGAACTACTACGATGCCCTTGGCATTGGGAAGAGGTCCactcaaaatgaaatcaaggCCGCCTACTACAAGCTGTCGATGCTCTATCATCCGGACAAGAATCAGGGCAGCGACAGCGCAGCCAAGAAGTTTCGTGACATCAATCAGGCGTACGAGGTGCTGGGTAACTACCGACTGCGTCGACTCTACGACAAGGGAATAGTTCACACAGCCGGAGCACAATATGCCCAGGACATCCACGATGCGCCCGAGCCCGTGGTGGAGGACGACCCCGAGACAAAGTTTTACAAGTCCCGCTTTCAGAAGTCCAAAGTAGCCGACTCCGAGGGCCGGACGCCCATCTACAATTTCGACGAATGGTCAAGAAATCATTACGGAAAGTCATTCGATCGCCGCCAAGCAGCGCAGGCCAAGTACGATCGCCTAAAGACGCAGAAGGAGAACTCCCGAGTCTCCACCCAGACGGATGTTGTAATGCTGGCCTTCATTTTTGCCAGTGTGGCCATTTACCTGATGTTTCTCTCCGAGAGTTCCTACGATACTCCAAAGCAAAGAGCCGAAGAGCGGCACAGGCGGGAAatggagcagcaacagtcggGGCTACCAGCAACCACCAGCACCACGGGGGGGAAGCCATAG
- the LOC117896258 gene encoding probable 18S rRNA (guanine-N(7))-methyltransferase translates to MARRPEHSAPPEIFYNDNEAKKYSTNTRIIEIQVEMAERALELLAFPDDDESRFILDIGCGSGLSGSVLEDSEHMWIGIDISKSMLDIAVEREVAGDVILGDMGEGMPFRPGTFDGAISISALQWLCNADKSYHNPHKRLLKFFTTLFSCLTRTARAVFQFYPENSDQIEMVTSQAMKAGFYGGLVVDYPNSAKAKKYYLVLMTGGAAELPKALGASAEEERRVNYIKKRDACRDARGKAPKKSRDWILAKKERRRRQGLETRPDTKYTARKRTGKF, encoded by the exons ATGGCTAGAAGACCAGAGCATTCAGCACCACCAGAAATA TTCTACAACGACAATGAGGCaaagaaatattcaacaaa CACTCGCATCATCGAAATTCAAGTGGAAATGGCCGAGCGGGCCCTGGAACTGCTGGCCTTTCCCGACGACGATGAATCGCGCTTCATTTTGGACATTGGCTGTGGGTCTGGTCTGTCGGGCAGCGTTCTGGAGGACAGCGAACACATGTGGATCGGCATAGACATATCCAAGTCGATGCTAGACATTGCCGTCGAGAGGGAGGTGGCCGGTGATGTGATACTGGGGGACATGGGCGAGGGAATGCCCTTCAGGCCGGGCACTTTCGATGGCGCGATCTCAATTTCGGCGCTCCAGTGGCTCTGCAATGCCGACAAATCCTACCACAATCCACACAAACGTTTGCTCAAGTTCTTCACCACACTCTTCTCCTGCCTCACGCGAACGGCCCGAGCCGTTTTCCAGTTCTACCCGGAGAACTCCGATCAGATCGAAATGGTCACATCGCAGGCCATGAAGGCCGGCTTCTACGGCGGGCTGGTGGTGGACTATCCCAATTCTGCCAAGGCCAAGAAATACTACTTGGTGCTGATGACGGGCGGTGCGGCTGAGCTGCCGAAGGCTTTGG GTGCATCGGCGGAGGAAGAGCGTCGTGTGAACTACATAAAGAAGCGCGATGCGTGCCGCGATGCCCGTGGCAAGGCCCCGAAGAAATCACGAGACTGGATTTTGGCCAAGAAGGAGCGCAGACGTCGCCAGGGCTTGGAGACCCGTCCGGACACAAAGTACACGGCACGCAAACGTACAGGAAAATTTTGA
- the LOC117896257 gene encoding uncharacterized protein LOC117896257, whose amino-acid sequence MRSCLTLTLLLVLLLSPAEPASLLTSYLPASMQALAYYIDLLQYEPLSSTTIEPPFNANGSDMEANGGSSTTPLPPKPTPTAIKPKTTTRRPVGSGSGSGSGWWQPPSWWETPQRTSTTERPTSAPTPPHRPALFAPAPEPAPEGHALFNEIGDDADFDKLPLSLIRDIQSEVRHDDFTNDVESLDNFLRLYDDNYGRAAFDFESAMDRWSTTSTAGKKRVPPTKPYVDFLLVYDLLKRDAKAANLSKYEGYSEDLLEQLSELSNASAARQLHTMFQRMLDRGDIQRSDVVARVQGIVKDLGNPNSPTSKALSFIPSMQFLP is encoded by the coding sequence ATGCGCAGTTGCTTAACGCTGACGTTACTGCTGGTGCTCCTCTTGAGCCCGGCAGAGCCTGCCAGTCTGCTGACCAGCTATCTGCCCGCCTCCATGCAGGCCCTGGCCTACTACATCGATCTGCTGCAGTACGAGCCGCTTTCCAGCACCACCATAGAGCCGCCATTCAACGCAAATGGCTCGGACATGGAAGCCAATGGCGGCAGCTCCACGACACCATTACCCCCCAAGCCCACGCCCACGGCCATCAAACCGAAAACCACAACCCGGCGTCCAGTCGGCTCGGGTTcgggttctggctctggctggtgGCAACCGCCCAGCTGGTGGGAGACACCGCAACGAACTTCAACCACAGAGCGCCCCACCTCAGCTCCCACGCCACCCCACAGACCGGCGCTGTTTGCACCCGCCCCAGAGCCGGCACCCGAGGGTCATGCCCTCTTCAATGAAATCGGAGATGATGCGGACTTTGACAAGCTGCCCCTCTCGCTGATACGCGACATTCAGAGCGAGGTGCGGCATGATGACTTTACAAACGACGTCGAGTCGCTGGACAACTTCCTGCGCCTGTACGACGACAACTACGGGCGGGCGGCCTTCGACTTTGAGTCGGCCATGGACCGCTGGAGCACCACTTCGACGGCGGGCAAAAAGCGGGTGCCGCCCACCAAGCCCTACGTAGACTTTCTGCTGGTCTACGACCTGCTCAAGCGAGACGCGAAGGCAGCCAATCTCAGCAAGTACGAGGGCTACTCCGAGGACCTGCTCGAGCAGCTTTCCGAGCTGTCCAATGCCTCGGCGGCGAGGCAGCTGCACACGATGTTCCAGAGAATGCTGGATCGCGGTGACATCCAGCGCAGTGATGTGGTGGCACGTGTCCAGGGCATTGTCAAAGATCTGGGCAATCCCAATAGCCCCACCTCCAAGGCGCTGTCCTTTATACCCAGCATGCAGTTCTTACCCTAA